Proteins from a genomic interval of Gemmatimonas sp.:
- the atpE gene encoding ATP synthase F0 subunit C, with protein sequence MGFLQAAAPVVQDPKGLAMIGAGIAAGGAVIGAGMGIGRIGGSAVEGMARQPEAAGKIQTAALILAALVEGAALFGVVVGFLIQGKITF encoded by the coding sequence ATGGGTTTCCTCCAGGCCGCCGCTCCGGTGGTGCAGGATCCGAAGGGTCTCGCGATGATCGGTGCCGGCATCGCCGCCGGCGGCGCGGTCATCGGTGCCGGCATGGGCATCGGCCGCATCGGCGGCTCGGCCGTGGAAGGCATGGCGCGTCAGCCCGAAGCCGCTGGCAAGATCCAGACGGCCGCCCTCATCCTGGCCGCTCTCGTCGAAGGCGCCGCGCTGTTCGGCGTCGTCGTGGGCTTCCTCATTCAGGGCAAGATCACGTTCTGA
- the gcvT gene encoding glycine cleavage system aminomethyltransferase GcvT — protein MTAIDSGALKRTPLHDIHGALGAKLVPFAGYEMPVQYPTGITVEHKAVRETCGMFDVSHMGEVLVQGPDAIRFVNSVTSNDVAALAVGQVQYSTLLRADGTIVDDLLVYRFADHLMLVINASNRDKDLAHLRAHQAAFDCTLTDVSDDTALLAVQGPQAPAIVASLASVPLDGIKYYWFTEGRIAGVPAIISRTGYTGELGFELYFDQAQAAHVWNAVMNAGAVTPAGLGCRDSLRLEAGMALYGHELDDHTTPLEAGLNWLVKLGKSEPFLGKDVLVRQHQEGTDRKLVGFTFDERAIPRHGYGVYYGGVKVGDVCSGTMSPTLGIPVGTCYLPTAAAVEGTTFDVEIRGKMIPARVVKLPFYKRPGKA, from the coding sequence ATGACTGCCATCGATTCCGGCGCGCTCAAGCGCACGCCGCTTCACGATATTCACGGTGCCCTCGGCGCCAAGCTCGTCCCCTTCGCGGGCTACGAAATGCCGGTGCAGTACCCCACCGGCATTACCGTCGAACACAAGGCCGTGCGAGAGACCTGCGGCATGTTCGATGTGTCGCACATGGGCGAGGTGCTCGTGCAGGGGCCCGACGCCATCCGCTTCGTGAACAGCGTGACCAGCAACGACGTGGCCGCGCTGGCGGTGGGGCAGGTGCAGTACAGCACGCTCCTGCGCGCCGATGGTACCATTGTCGACGACCTGCTCGTGTACCGCTTCGCCGATCACCTCATGCTGGTCATCAACGCCAGCAATCGCGACAAGGATCTGGCGCATCTGCGCGCGCATCAGGCGGCGTTCGACTGCACGCTCACCGACGTCAGCGACGACACCGCGCTGCTGGCGGTGCAGGGGCCGCAGGCGCCCGCCATTGTGGCGTCGCTCGCCAGTGTACCGCTGGATGGCATCAAGTACTACTGGTTCACCGAAGGCCGCATTGCCGGCGTGCCCGCCATCATTTCGCGCACCGGCTACACCGGCGAGCTGGGTTTCGAGCTGTACTTCGACCAGGCGCAGGCGGCGCACGTGTGGAACGCCGTGATGAACGCCGGCGCCGTGACCCCCGCGGGGCTGGGCTGTCGCGACTCGCTGCGGCTGGAAGCGGGCATGGCGCTGTACGGCCATGAACTCGACGACCACACCACGCCGCTGGAAGCGGGGCTCAACTGGCTCGTCAAGCTCGGCAAGAGCGAGCCGTTCCTCGGCAAGGATGTGCTCGTGCGCCAGCACCAGGAAGGCACTGACCGCAAGCTGGTGGGCTTCACGTTCGACGAGCGCGCCATTCCGCGTCACGGCTACGGCGTGTACTACGGCGGCGTGAAGGTGGGCGACGTGTGCAGCGGCACCATGAGTCCCACCCTCGGCATCCCGGTGGGCACCTGCTACCTCCCCACCGCGGCGGCGGTGGAGGGCACCACCTTCGACGTGGAGATTCGTGGCAAGATGATCCCCGCTCGCGTGGTGAAGCTCCCGTTCTACAAGCGTCCGGGGAAGGCGTGA
- a CDS encoding AAA family ATPase: protein MSLPSTLPDLTDIVSAVPDTEEDALHAVSIQLQTLGASRVLLGEQALGMHNALLFLLVLRMAYTPGMAVARDTLVREFWPDQEESRQRGNLRQALYKLRTMGVRTALRGDVVHLDTTQVQRNFALAPSADSFDRDVTRGTEPYGSFLPGVTPPTAPLQEWLDVTRETLHGAMRRVLVDVLRQRRERADWKGTQMVAAWLLQLDPLNEDATLALAECAALSGSKAEAVAILDRYLQELGPGAGDIRLPATLLRRRFVEAPARRRSVALVTDKHFHGRDVELSELTMSLRRARWHDGSAVLLHGPPGMGKTRLMLEILKVAQVEGYREVVMECRESITTRPLGALIEALPDLLSAPGAIGCAPESLTVLRKLLGPNPMAVGEEEAAEADAVSNHELSVTERVELAIRTMRAQSIRHAVVDLFAAVSEERPIFLLAEDVNWLDDASWEVLADVIQRVNEMRVYIVLTSRFATIREERPARLPTPLTYRRLLPLAEDALLSLVRGAADEHGVSVPEEVERWIIRGCEGNPLMLRALLEHWHVTGTSGGVPPSLSALLDQRIDRLDARAQHTLHTVCLLASLATLERIKLVLELPVHELIHSIEQLELSGCLMTGLASVVITHDMVRQVSLRRMSPLVEAALRASIADALESEYSRSADLTVLLEALTHTSMSGRPEVLYRFFVNHDEALIKGDRPSTVLGAIEILHEEVPKTRTEQRIARLQVNQESQNGASSRALSLLPKGLRLPADIDSLPETELDLCLSFAEAAYRSSPTTDPRTLSDFAANVAKSQSTSLDYRIRAADVGLLIASNTCDPKVAEDCYLGLQLSDDYVRSSEKTQKLGLTYHTVFGSVDIAVGIADELIRRNSDSRSTAQRVVECGRAGFVYRIIGNTNAAVSALHRAREVALEIGSPRLAEYPIWQLAQLALETGDVQGAKRWTTELRRLGEANADDAANNYIHAHLCLMAIAEEDREEAALQCERVMQTLSRTRPLRTLAYSAGLELGVGLIDRKWRPSSAQVTTAVSRFFQSAGYCASDFLASRIGESLIRLNRHEDAASILGEYMQKTRRERSAPNAFLRPVLHKLKLARTGR, encoded by the coding sequence ATGTCACTGCCTTCCACCCTGCCGGACCTGACGGACATCGTGAGCGCCGTGCCCGATACCGAGGAGGACGCGCTGCACGCCGTCTCCATTCAGCTGCAGACCTTGGGGGCGTCTCGCGTGCTGCTGGGTGAGCAGGCACTGGGGATGCACAACGCGTTGCTCTTCCTGCTGGTGCTGCGCATGGCGTACACCCCTGGCATGGCGGTGGCGCGCGACACGCTGGTGCGGGAGTTCTGGCCCGACCAGGAGGAGTCGCGTCAGCGCGGGAACTTGCGGCAGGCGTTGTATAAGCTGCGCACGATGGGGGTACGCACGGCGTTGCGAGGGGATGTGGTGCACCTCGATACCACGCAGGTGCAGCGGAACTTCGCGTTGGCGCCGAGCGCCGACAGCTTCGATCGCGATGTCACGCGCGGGACGGAACCGTATGGCAGCTTCCTGCCCGGTGTGACGCCGCCGACGGCCCCGCTGCAGGAGTGGCTCGACGTAACGCGCGAGACGCTGCACGGGGCGATGCGGCGGGTGCTGGTGGACGTCCTGCGTCAGCGCCGGGAGCGCGCCGACTGGAAGGGAACGCAGATGGTGGCCGCGTGGCTGCTGCAGCTGGATCCGCTGAATGAGGATGCCACGCTGGCGCTCGCGGAGTGCGCGGCGCTGTCGGGGTCGAAGGCGGAGGCCGTGGCCATCCTCGATCGGTATCTGCAGGAGCTTGGCCCGGGCGCCGGCGACATCCGCCTGCCGGCCACGCTGCTGCGGCGGCGCTTCGTGGAGGCGCCCGCGCGTCGGCGCTCGGTGGCGCTGGTGACGGACAAGCATTTCCACGGCCGTGACGTGGAGTTGAGCGAACTCACGATGTCGCTGCGGCGCGCGCGCTGGCACGACGGCAGCGCCGTCCTGCTGCATGGTCCGCCGGGGATGGGCAAGACTCGGCTGATGCTGGAGATCCTCAAGGTGGCCCAGGTGGAGGGGTACCGTGAGGTGGTGATGGAGTGCCGGGAGAGCATTACGACGCGGCCGCTGGGGGCGCTGATCGAAGCGCTCCCTGACCTGTTGAGTGCCCCGGGGGCCATCGGTTGCGCGCCGGAGAGCCTCACGGTGCTGCGCAAGCTGCTGGGGCCCAACCCCATGGCTGTGGGCGAGGAGGAGGCGGCGGAGGCCGACGCCGTGTCGAACCACGAGCTCTCGGTGACGGAGCGGGTGGAGTTGGCGATTCGTACGATGCGGGCGCAGTCGATCCGTCACGCGGTGGTGGATCTGTTTGCTGCGGTGTCGGAAGAGCGGCCGATCTTCCTGCTGGCGGAGGATGTGAACTGGCTGGACGACGCGTCGTGGGAGGTGCTGGCGGACGTGATCCAGCGGGTGAACGAGATGCGGGTGTACATCGTGCTGACCTCGCGTTTCGCGACGATTCGCGAAGAGCGACCGGCGCGCTTGCCGACGCCTCTCACCTACCGTCGCCTGCTGCCGTTGGCGGAAGACGCGCTCCTGTCGCTGGTGCGCGGCGCGGCGGACGAACATGGCGTATCGGTGCCGGAGGAAGTGGAGCGGTGGATCATCCGCGGGTGCGAGGGGAATCCGCTGATGTTGCGGGCGCTTCTTGAGCACTGGCACGTAACCGGAACATCGGGTGGTGTCCCACCGTCACTGAGCGCACTGTTGGATCAGAGGATCGATCGATTAGATGCGCGCGCGCAGCATACACTCCACACAGTCTGCCTACTAGCCTCTCTCGCGACACTCGAACGCATCAAGCTTGTTCTTGAGCTTCCAGTACATGAGCTCATACACTCGATCGAGCAGCTTGAGCTTTCTGGGTGCTTGATGACGGGTCTAGCCTCCGTCGTGATTACACACGACATGGTTCGCCAGGTGTCCCTTCGACGTATGTCGCCGCTGGTGGAAGCAGCGCTACGTGCGTCTATCGCAGACGCGCTTGAATCGGAGTACTCGAGAAGCGCGGACCTTACCGTACTTCTTGAGGCACTCACCCATACGTCAATGAGCGGACGCCCAGAGGTTCTATACCGCTTCTTCGTCAACCACGACGAGGCATTGATTAAGGGTGATCGACCTTCAACGGTGCTCGGAGCGATAGAGATACTCCATGAGGAGGTGCCCAAGACTCGTACCGAGCAGCGCATTGCGCGGCTTCAGGTGAACCAAGAGTCGCAGAATGGAGCATCCAGTCGTGCCCTCTCTTTGCTCCCCAAGGGGCTGCGACTACCTGCCGATATCGATTCATTGCCGGAGACTGAACTGGACTTATGCCTCTCGTTCGCGGAGGCAGCATACCGTTCGTCACCGACGACCGACCCTCGCACGCTTTCTGATTTTGCGGCGAACGTAGCCAAGAGCCAGTCTACGTCACTCGATTATCGTATTCGCGCTGCCGATGTCGGCCTCTTGATTGCATCTAACACGTGCGATCCTAAGGTGGCAGAAGACTGCTACCTTGGCCTTCAGTTGTCAGACGATTATGTCCGATCTAGTGAAAAGACGCAGAAGCTAGGGCTTACCTACCATACCGTATTCGGATCCGTCGACATCGCAGTAGGCATTGCCGACGAGCTTATCCGGAGAAACAGCGATTCCCGGTCCACGGCGCAACGCGTCGTCGAATGCGGAAGAGCTGGTTTTGTCTACCGCATCATTGGAAATACAAATGCGGCCGTTAGCGCACTGCATCGCGCGAGAGAGGTCGCCTTGGAGATAGGCTCACCTCGCTTGGCAGAGTATCCAATCTGGCAGTTGGCGCAGTTGGCGCTCGAGACTGGTGATGTACAGGGTGCTAAGCGCTGGACGACAGAGCTCCGCCGGCTCGGCGAAGCGAACGCTGACGATGCCGCGAACAACTACATCCACGCGCATCTGTGTCTCATGGCTATCGCGGAAGAGGATCGCGAGGAGGCCGCGCTGCAGTGCGAAAGGGTAATGCAAACGCTCTCGCGCACTCGCCCACTACGGACATTGGCATATTCCGCAGGCCTGGAGCTTGGCGTAGGGCTGATTGACAGGAAGTGGCGTCCAAGTTCAGCACAAGTTACGACCGCAGTTTCTCGCTTCTTTCAGTCGGCTGGGTACTGCGCCTCTGACTTCCTGGCGTCGAGAATCGGAGAGTCGCTGATCAGACTGAATCGCCACGAAGATGCAGCGAGCATTCTCGGTGAATACATGCAAAAGACGCGGAGAGAACGTTCAGCTCCAAATGCGTTCCTCCGACCCGTACTCCACAAGCTTAAGCTTGCGAGGACAGGTCGCTAA
- a CDS encoding sigma-54 dependent transcriptional regulator, whose amino-acid sequence MSTRARPTGRRTGSDDGSAPVVAILMTDVELAVRLNAALEALGMATVTISPMDDVRGDLRRARPTVLVLTGALLDTATVALVRQLLWDNVAVIGFTDVSDPLLLERLRDIGYVETWPKPVPIDDVVDSIRRRLERLRLASDTGLVGESAAIREVLVKVEQIAPVTSTVLIEGESGTGKELVARAVHRLSPRRGKPFIAVNVGALPETLLESELFGHEKGAFTGAAERRLGRFELADAGTLFLDEIGEIPSATQVKLLRVLEEREVTRVGGSQSIPVDVRVVAATNRPLREHVEEGGFRADLFYRLNVLSVYLPPLRERREDIPLLVRTFVTEFSALHDREFPGISGEALEMLVEYPWPGNVRELRNLVESMVVLAHGRVIGADDIPRAIRERGGRRLLPVPVGPLVQGSERAQGRELEFIVRSLVELKLQVEELRRRIDIEQRPVAPAGWVGDARPSAPMAGLTEILPGNGYGLVRGIEPRDETPPATVITLGPGMTMAEIERVAIQAALRDTGGNRRKAADLLGIGERTLYRKLREYEGEEGVEGFLPEDEG is encoded by the coding sequence GTGAGCACCCGCGCGCGCCCCACGGGGCGGCGCACCGGCAGCGACGACGGCAGCGCGCCGGTCGTCGCCATTCTCATGACCGATGTGGAGCTGGCCGTGCGGCTCAACGCAGCGCTCGAGGCGCTGGGAATGGCCACGGTCACCATCTCCCCCATGGACGACGTGCGCGGCGACCTGCGCCGCGCACGTCCCACCGTGCTGGTGCTCACCGGCGCACTGCTGGACACGGCCACCGTGGCGCTGGTGCGCCAGCTGCTGTGGGATAACGTGGCGGTGATCGGCTTCACCGATGTGAGCGACCCGCTGCTGCTGGAGCGGCTGCGTGACATCGGCTACGTCGAAACGTGGCCCAAGCCGGTGCCGATCGACGACGTGGTGGACAGCATCCGCCGCCGTCTGGAGCGGTTGCGCCTGGCCAGCGACACGGGGCTGGTCGGCGAGTCGGCGGCCATTCGCGAGGTGCTGGTGAAGGTGGAGCAGATCGCGCCGGTCACCAGTACGGTGCTCATCGAAGGGGAAAGCGGCACGGGCAAGGAGCTCGTGGCGCGTGCGGTGCACCGGCTCAGTCCTCGGCGCGGCAAACCGTTCATTGCCGTGAATGTGGGCGCGTTGCCCGAAACGCTGCTGGAAAGCGAACTGTTCGGCCACGAAAAGGGCGCGTTCACCGGTGCCGCCGAGCGACGGTTGGGGCGCTTCGAACTGGCTGATGCGGGCACACTGTTTCTCGACGAGATTGGCGAGATCCCCTCGGCCACCCAGGTGAAGCTGCTGCGGGTGCTGGAGGAGCGCGAAGTCACACGGGTGGGCGGCAGTCAGAGCATTCCGGTGGATGTGCGAGTGGTGGCCGCCACCAACCGGCCGCTGCGTGAGCACGTGGAGGAGGGGGGCTTCCGTGCCGACCTGTTCTATCGCCTGAACGTGCTGAGTGTGTACCTGCCGCCGCTGCGCGAGCGACGTGAGGACATTCCGCTGCTGGTGCGCACTTTCGTAACCGAGTTCAGCGCGTTGCACGATCGCGAGTTCCCTGGCATTTCGGGTGAAGCGCTGGAGATGCTCGTGGAGTATCCGTGGCCCGGCAATGTGCGGGAGCTGCGCAATCTGGTGGAGAGCATGGTGGTGCTCGCGCACGGGCGTGTGATTGGCGCCGATGACATCCCGCGTGCCATTCGGGAGCGCGGCGGGCGCCGCTTGCTTCCCGTGCCGGTTGGTCCGCTGGTGCAGGGTAGCGAGCGGGCGCAGGGGCGCGAGCTCGAGTTCATTGTGCGGTCGTTGGTGGAGCTCAAGCTGCAAGTTGAAGAGCTGCGACGTCGCATCGATATCGAGCAACGGCCGGTGGCGCCTGCCGGGTGGGTGGGCGATGCGCGTCCATCAGCGCCAATGGCCGGGCTCACGGAGATTCTTCCCGGCAACGGCTACGGCCTCGTGCGCGGCATCGAGCCACGTGACGAAACGCCTCCGGCGACGGTCATCACGCTGGGTCCGGGGATGACGATGGCGGAAATCGAGCGGGTCGCCATCCAGGCGGCGCTGCGTGACACGGGCGGAAATCGCCGCAAGGCAGCGGATCTGCTGGGTATTGGCGAGCGCACCCTGTACCGCAAACTGCGGGAGTACGAAGGAGAGGAGGGCGTCGAGGGGTTCCTCCCCGAAGACGAAGGTTGA
- a CDS encoding HD-GYP domain-containing protein → MKTSVIAYVYSIVVAAAAALVLSYWYDPSFAIALFAVPGLLAFVAFFGAISSYRIQGSTFGEISFIPYLTAVVLYPSWSTLGAIGVGALLAEVAKPKTGIKRAFNVAQTVLAGAAALFAYVLLGGVALQVEKAFQPLPHSAAVVSFLLVNTFAVATAIGLAEGKSIVKTWAKGNVAGLAYDVVAVLAVYAFARAAVDWGLWGILGFCAILVVLRFTYQSKHQLETTNKELLELFVHTVEFRDPYTSGHSQRVRRFSRIIAQVIGLSPKEVEQVSKAALLHDVGKIHEIFAPVLMKPGRLTPEERAIMELHPIKSAELVAKISELQDIVPAVRHHHENWDGTGYPDRLQGKEIPLASRIIMFADTIDAMTTDRPYRKALGEADVRAELVNFRGRQFDPDICDALLGSDKFSRIFDKNDDGGVYSLTQMFDSIRRRRPKTPAVA, encoded by the coding sequence ATGAAGACAAGCGTAATCGCCTACGTTTACTCGATCGTTGTCGCCGCGGCGGCAGCGCTTGTCTTGTCGTATTGGTACGATCCGAGTTTTGCCATCGCACTATTTGCTGTCCCAGGATTGCTTGCGTTCGTCGCCTTTTTCGGTGCGATCTCTAGCTACAGGATTCAGGGTAGCACTTTTGGTGAAATCTCATTCATCCCGTACTTGACGGCGGTTGTCCTTTATCCGTCATGGTCGACTCTAGGCGCAATCGGCGTTGGTGCGTTACTAGCTGAGGTTGCGAAGCCCAAGACGGGTATCAAACGGGCGTTCAATGTAGCCCAGACAGTTCTTGCCGGCGCCGCTGCCCTTTTCGCGTATGTACTGCTCGGCGGCGTAGCCTTGCAGGTCGAAAAGGCGTTTCAGCCGCTTCCTCATTCCGCAGCAGTGGTCTCATTCCTGCTCGTCAACACCTTCGCGGTCGCGACTGCGATTGGTCTTGCTGAAGGCAAGAGTATCGTAAAGACGTGGGCAAAGGGAAACGTTGCGGGGCTAGCTTACGACGTGGTTGCCGTACTCGCTGTCTACGCATTTGCACGTGCCGCCGTCGATTGGGGCCTTTGGGGTATCTTGGGCTTCTGTGCAATCCTGGTGGTGCTACGATTTACCTACCAGTCGAAGCACCAGCTTGAGACTACCAACAAGGAACTGCTGGAGCTCTTCGTCCACACCGTCGAATTTCGGGACCCTTACACCTCGGGTCATTCACAGCGGGTGCGTCGATTCTCGCGGATCATTGCGCAGGTGATCGGCCTTTCACCAAAGGAAGTCGAACAGGTATCCAAGGCTGCACTCCTCCACGATGTTGGCAAGATTCACGAGATCTTCGCGCCAGTCCTCATGAAGCCAGGACGGCTTACTCCGGAAGAACGAGCCATCATGGAACTGCACCCAATCAAGAGTGCTGAACTCGTGGCAAAGATCTCCGAGCTCCAGGACATTGTGCCCGCCGTTCGCCACCATCATGAGAACTGGGACGGTACGGGATATCCGGACCGACTGCAGGGCAAGGAAATTCCGCTCGCGTCTCGAATCATCATGTTCGCAGACACGATCGATGCCATGACAACCGACCGGCCATACCGCAAAGCGCTCGGCGAAGCGGATGTGCGAGCCGAGCTTGTGAATTTCAGGGGAAGGCAATTCGACCCGGATATTTGCGACGCCCTCCTCGGTTCAGATAAGTTCTCGCGTATCTTCGATAAGAATGATGATGGCGGTGTCTATTCGCTAACTCAGATGTTCGATTCCATCCGTAGGCGCCGCCCCAAGACGCCGGCCGTCGCTTAG
- the atpB gene encoding F0F1 ATP synthase subunit A, with product MLRSLSRVIRVFTLAAATVAAAPFVASAQEHGAESAAHTAAPAGEKPVDFITPHITDSRHLEIPALNSHLAAEVELPTWEPIHIGGMSIDLSPTKHVVFMLLAAVIVSLLLIVAGNASRKQHATHGHSKGFAGAIEAMALYLRNEVVLPNVGHHGEGFVPFALTLFFFILVCNLLGMLPWGATATGNIAVTATLAIITAVIVEVAGIRANGLGYLNTIFYWNKDLPLPMRILMFFVMTPVEIVGKLSKPFALTIRLFANMTAGHIVLLALIGIIFTFKSWALAPVPVLMATAISMLELFVAFLQAFIFTLLASVFIGQIREAHH from the coding sequence ATGCTCCGTTCGTTGTCGCGTGTCATTCGTGTCTTCACGCTCGCTGCGGCTACCGTCGCGGCCGCGCCGTTCGTGGCGAGCGCGCAGGAGCATGGCGCCGAGTCTGCCGCGCATACCGCCGCCCCGGCGGGTGAGAAGCCGGTGGATTTCATCACGCCGCACATCACCGACAGTCGCCATCTCGAGATCCCCGCACTCAATTCGCATCTGGCGGCGGAAGTCGAGCTGCCGACGTGGGAGCCAATCCACATCGGCGGCATGTCCATCGATCTCTCGCCCACCAAGCACGTGGTCTTCATGCTGCTGGCGGCGGTCATCGTCTCGCTCCTGCTCATCGTGGCAGGCAACGCCTCCAGGAAGCAGCACGCAACCCACGGACACTCGAAGGGCTTCGCGGGCGCGATTGAAGCCATGGCGCTCTACCTCCGCAACGAGGTGGTGCTGCCGAACGTGGGGCACCATGGTGAAGGCTTCGTGCCCTTCGCCCTCACGCTCTTCTTCTTCATCCTCGTCTGCAACCTGCTGGGCATGCTGCCGTGGGGAGCCACGGCCACCGGCAACATCGCGGTGACGGCGACGCTCGCCATCATCACCGCCGTCATCGTGGAAGTGGCTGGCATCCGCGCCAATGGGCTCGGATATCTCAACACCATCTTCTACTGGAACAAGGATCTGCCGCTCCCCATGCGCATCCTCATGTTCTTCGTCATGACGCCGGTCGAAATCGTGGGTAAGCTCTCCAAGCCGTTCGCCCTCACGATCCGTCTGTTCGCCAACATGACGGCCGGTCACATCGTGCTGCTGGCGCTCATCGGCATCATCTTCACGTTCAAGAGCTGGGCGCTGGCGCCAGTCCCGGTGCTCATGGCCACCGCCATCAGCATGCTCGAACTGTTCGTCGCATTCCTGCAGGCATTCATCTTCACGCTGCTGGCCTCCGTGTTCATCGGCCAGATTCGGGAAGCGCACCACTAA
- a CDS encoding AtpZ/AtpI family protein — protein sequence MSPWALAGLGTQFFGAILLFVWIGGWLDRRFDSTPLFLLGGVLLGGGGSFYLSYRRLTSPKRSNSRDNDSPPS from the coding sequence GTGTCCCCCTGGGCGTTGGCGGGGTTGGGCACGCAGTTCTTCGGGGCCATCCTGCTCTTCGTCTGGATCGGCGGGTGGCTCGATCGCCGGTTCGACAGTACGCCGCTCTTTCTGCTGGGCGGTGTGCTGCTGGGAGGAGGAGGCAGCTTCTATCTGAGCTATCGGCGACTCACGTCGCCGAAACGTTCGAACTCACGGGACAACGACTCGCCGCCATCATGA
- a CDS encoding BsuPI-related putative proteinase inhibitor — MLARITVPLLAAAGLVFACGPRTPSPLAGARPKAGADHGVTSHVMVDTANGTVRFAIEVANDSPKRVELTFPDGRTHDFVVLDSTGREVWRWSEGRLFTQGMQNRLLDARDRTVYDERWQAPGSGRYTLVAQLHSENYPVRQQVEFALR, encoded by the coding sequence ATGCTTGCACGCATCACCGTTCCACTGCTGGCTGCTGCCGGGCTCGTCTTTGCGTGCGGTCCCCGCACCCCGAGCCCGTTGGCCGGCGCGCGCCCCAAGGCCGGCGCCGACCACGGCGTGACCTCCCACGTCATGGTGGATACGGCCAACGGGACGGTTCGCTTCGCCATCGAAGTGGCGAACGATTCGCCCAAGCGGGTGGAGCTCACCTTCCCCGACGGGCGCACACACGATTTCGTGGTCCTCGACAGCACGGGACGCGAAGTGTGGCGTTGGAGCGAAGGGCGCCTGTTCACGCAGGGCATGCAGAACCGGCTGCTCGACGCCCGCGACCGCACGGTGTACGACGAACGGTGGCAGGCACCGGGTTCCGGGCGCTACACGCTGGTCGCGCAGTTGCACAGCGAAAACTATCCGGTACGGCAGCAGGTGGAATTCGCGCTGCGCTGA
- a CDS encoding MoxR family ATPase → MTSTSETAAPDSQDLQLLDRLAQARRQLTAQIAQRIVGQSHVVDDLVTALLAGGHAVLVGVPGLAKTLLVQTVAQALDLSFSRVQFTPDLMPSDITGTELMEEEPGTGKRAFRFAPGPVFGNMVLADEINRAPPKTQAALLQAMQERTVTVAGRTYELPRPFFVLATQNPVEQEGTYPLPEAQLDRFMFELNIGYPTREEEEQIVRSTTGDSQGTITPVLGGEELLRLQRLVRRLPAPPSLVSYAVALVRSTRPDTPEATAKVKKYVSWGAGPRASQYLVLGAKARAAMDGRAMPDIADVKSVAKSVLRHRLVVNFQAEADGIPTESLIELP, encoded by the coding sequence GTGACCTCGACCTCCGAGACCGCAGCGCCGGACAGCCAGGATCTGCAGCTCCTCGACCGGCTCGCGCAGGCGCGCCGGCAGTTAACGGCACAGATCGCTCAACGGATCGTTGGCCAGTCGCACGTGGTGGATGACCTCGTGACCGCCTTGCTCGCCGGCGGTCACGCGGTGCTCGTGGGTGTGCCCGGGCTCGCCAAGACGCTGCTCGTGCAAACGGTGGCGCAGGCACTCGACCTCAGCTTCTCGCGCGTGCAGTTCACCCCCGATCTCATGCCGAGTGACATCACCGGCACCGAGCTGATGGAAGAGGAGCCGGGTACGGGGAAGCGGGCGTTCCGCTTTGCGCCCGGTCCGGTGTTCGGCAACATGGTGCTGGCCGACGAAATCAATCGCGCCCCGCCAAAAACGCAGGCCGCGCTGTTGCAGGCCATGCAGGAGCGTACCGTCACCGTGGCGGGGCGCACGTACGAACTGCCGCGCCCGTTCTTCGTGCTCGCCACGCAGAATCCGGTGGAGCAGGAAGGCACGTACCCGCTGCCGGAAGCGCAGCTCGACCGATTCATGTTCGAGCTGAACATCGGCTATCCGACGCGTGAGGAAGAGGAGCAGATCGTGCGCTCCACCACGGGGGACAGCCAGGGCACCATCACGCCGGTGTTGGGCGGCGAGGAGCTGCTTCGGCTGCAGCGTCTCGTGCGGCGGCTGCCGGCGCCGCCGAGCCTGGTGAGCTATGCGGTGGCGCTCGTGCGCAGTACGCGCCCCGACACGCCGGAAGCCACGGCGAAGGTAAAGAAGTATGTGAGCTGGGGGGCCGGTCCGCGCGCGTCCCAGTATCTCGTGCTGGGGGCCAAGGCGCGCGCGGCGATGGACGGCCGCGCGATGCCGGATATTGCCGATGTGAAGAGCGTGGCCAAGAGTGTCCTGCGGCACCGCCTGGTGGTGAATTTCCAGGCCGAGGCCGACGGCATTCCCACCGAGTCCCTCATCGAACTGCCGTAA